One genomic segment of Tubulanus polymorphus chromosome 4, tnTubPoly1.2, whole genome shotgun sequence includes these proteins:
- the LOC141904256 gene encoding natterin-2-like yields MASTAYSDRIILNEVEIMGTCTKSCYRVGTFYDKHGCTELSDCHKSSTGWIRGFVYCDYCNCECTKKKTTVDIRRTTSPISKTEPELYGTCTGHCNHAGVVRTNIWGCEQVKNCRKNTRGWIRFFVRCDYCHCDCVKTTKAQEYQLKNVKYYIDQAKVIKDTPIKMARTVITNNGDQEQEITRTLAVTHESSTSLSSERRMDSSLTIEVSAGVSVGTKAVIGVSTTVSTTISLGFSITAQETQTKSITDTIEANAKVPGKHSKEVLVTGRQMRLEIPYVADVVTSYEDGSTKTDKNVKGTFKNVDMGDFHVEYKKATPL; encoded by the coding sequence ATGGCGAGTACTGCCTACAGTGACCGAATCATTTTGAATGAAGTCGAAATTATGGGCACTTGCACAAAATCCTGTTACAGAGTGGGGACATTTTATGACAAGCACGGCTGCACAGAATTGTCCGATTGTCATAAAAGTAGTACTGGCTGGATCAGGGGATTCGTCTATTGCGATTACTGCAACTGTGAGTGTACCAAAAAGAAGACAACGGTTGATATTCGAAGGACTACATCGCCAATCAGTAAAACAGAACCAGAATTATACGGGACATGTACAGGACACTGTAATCACGCAGGTGTTGTCCGCACGAATATATGGGGATGCGAACAAGTTAAAAACTGTCGAAAGAACACCCGCGGTTGGATTCGATTTTTCGTGCGCTGTGACTACTGTCATTGCGACTGCGTGAAAACGACCAAAGCGCAGGAATATCAGTTGAAAAACGTAAAATACTACATTGACCAGGCGAAAGTAATCAAAGACACTCCGATCAAAATGGCCCGCACGGTCATTACAAATAATGGCGATCAAGAACAAGAAATCACACGTACATTGGCCGTCACTCATGAGTCTAGCACGTCACTGAGTTCTGAAAGAAGAATGGATTCGAGCTTGACGATCGAAGTATCAGCCGGTGTTTCCGTCGGAACGAAAGCAGTAATCGGGGTATCGACGACAGTTTCTACTACAATAAGCCTCGGATTTTCGATCACAGCGCAGGAGACACAGACAAAATCGATCACCGACACGATAGAGGCGAATGCAAAAGTTCCAGGAAAACATTCCAAGGAGGTTTTGGTTACTGGGCGACAAATGAGACTGGAAATTCCATACGTTGCAGACGTGGTAACATCATACGAAGACGGAAGTACCAAAACTGACAAAAACGTTAAAGGTACATTCAAAAACGTCGATATGGGAGATTTTCATGTAGAATACAAAAAGGCTACGCCTTTATAA
- the LOC141903990 gene encoding large ribosomal subunit protein bL12m-like, whose product MRNLRVVYNATYVIGKRLCCQTPATFAVCNKMRRNYCTIPAPTPEGVDKEYTPKIKQLVEDISRLTLIEVADFNELLKKTLNIQDTPMMSMAMPAAASQPAEEVEAKVEKSVFTVKLMQFDPPKKTALIKEIKALVGGLNLVQAKKFVESAPQVVKADLNKEEAEKLRDALTAVGATVELE is encoded by the exons ATGCGTAATTTGCGAGTTGTGTATAATGCTACTTATGTAATCGGTAAAAG GCTGTGTTGTCAGACACCTGCGACATTCGCCGTCTGCAACAAAATGAGACGAAATTACTGTACGATTCCAGCTCCAACACCAGAGGGCGTCGATAAAGAATACACGccaaaaatcaaacaattagTCGAAGATATATCGCGTCTGACGCTGATCGAAGTGGCAGATTTTAACGAGTTACTCAAG AAAACATTAAATATACAGGACACTCCTATGATGTCAATGGCGATGCCTGCTGCTGCTTCTCAG CCTGCTGAAGAAGTCGAAGCAAAAGTGGAAAAGAGTGTATTTACGGTAAAACTAATGCAGTTCGATCCCCCGAAAAAGACGGCATTAATCAAAGAGATAAAAGCTCTAGTCGGCGGACTGAATTTAGTTCAG GCTAAAAAGTTTGTCGAGTCGGCACCGCAGGTCGTGAAAGCAGATTTAAATAAAGAGGAGGCGGAAAAATTAAGAGACGCTTTAACGGCAGTGGGAGCTACGGTAGAACTAGAATAG
- the LOC141903398 gene encoding sphingomyelin synthase-related protein 1-like isoform X1, which produces MMTKTDTFDNRLTLTLMTLTNDIQQRPRKASNKAPMIRDEENVVNWTTDDVSKWLVENNFSRYVDLFCNQHDVDGTSLLMLTESDLRKPPLQLPVLGDIKKLMLCIWKLQKLNSESCQQLDIGVASRRPSVSPTMTTTNGSLFGELFEDEVAAINDRPGTTSRTLDPELWKTALSFMYGFLVFMLTSFVMVIVHDRVPDMNKYPPLPDIILDSLPYIPWAFELAELSALILGFMWCSILFFHKHRFILMRRMFSLSGTVFLLRCVTMLITSLSVPGIHLQCEARSYGTIQEQLKKAFVILKGLGMSLQGVRSCGDYMFSGHTVLLTLFNFFITEYCPSGLIFIHTSSWVLNLFGIFFILAAHEHYSIDVFIAFYITSRLFLYYHTLANNRSLMQRDRRRTRIWFPLFSFFESKCDGIVPNEYEWPLPWPRSFKQSFSSKRGFGTRQKYD; this is translated from the exons ATGATGACGAAAACTGACACTTTTGACAATCGGTTAACATTGACATTGATGACATTGACAAATGATATACAACAAAG GCCCCGAAAAGCGTCGAATAAAGCACCGATGATTAGGGATGAGGAGAACGTCGTTAACTGGACGACCGATGACGTCTCCAAGTGGCTCGTCGAAAATAATTTCTCTCGATACGTCGACCTGTTTTGTAACCAACACGATGTCGACGGAACGTCGCTGTTGATGTTGACCGAATCGGACTTGCGAAAACCGCCGTTGCAACTACCCGTGTTGGGCGACATTAAAAAACTGATGTTGTGCATTTGGAAGCTGCAGAAACTGAACAGCGAATCGTGCCAACAATTAGATATCGGCGTTGCGAGTCGTCGACCAAGCGTCTCgccgacgatgacgacgacgaacgGATCTCTGTTCGGCGAGTTGTTCGAGGACGAAGTCGCCGCAATCAACGACCGACCGGGCACGACGTCGCGGACGCTCGATCCCGAATTGTGGAAGACGGCGTTGAGTTTCATGTACGGATTTTTGGTATTCATGTTGACGTCGTTCGTGATGGTGATCGTACACGATCGCGTGCCGGATATGAATAAGTATCCGCCGTTGCCCGATATCATACTGGATAGTTTACCTTACATTCCATGGGCGTTCGAACTCGCCGAACTGTCAGCTTTAATTCTCGGTTTCATGTGGTGCtctatattattttttcataaacaTAG GTTCATTTTAATGCGTCGTATGTTCTCATTAAGCGGCACTGTATTTCTATTGCGATGCGTTACGATGTTGATTACCTCATTATCGGTACCCGGCATACATTTACAATGTGAAGCTCGC tcATATGGTACAATCCAGGAACAACTGAAAAAAGCATTTGTGATACTTAAAGGACTCGGTATGAGTTTACAGGGTGTAAGAAGTTGCGGGGATTATATGTTTAGCGGACATACTGTTCTATTAACGCTTTTCAACTTCTTCATTACCGAAT attgtcCGTCTGGTTTGATCTTTATACACACGTCGTCGTGGGTGTTGAATTTGTTtggtatatttttcatattggcCGCGCACGAGCACTACTCGATCGACGTGTTCATCGCGTTCTACATCACGTCGCGTCTGTTCCTGTACTATCACACGCTCGCCAACAATCGGTCGTTGATGCAACGCGACCGCCGCCGCACGCGCATCTGGTTCCCGCTGTTTTCGTTTTTCGAGTCGAAGTGCGACGGCATCGTGCCAAACGAGTACGAGTGGCCGTTGCCGTGGCCACGGTCGTTCAAACAATCGTTCTCGAGTAAACGCGGCTTTGGCACACGGCAAAAATATGATTAG
- the LOC141903480 gene encoding uncharacterized protein LOC141903480, producing MSSGNQTTTASWVATYAAFHFQMMPRAKDISRVIILYSFPVSIVIGIFGNSLSLAIMATPQMRRHSYAYYVMSLAVYDNVTLAIYSVSWMNTLSFELFATLVFEMKHIFACRLADVVLDFCLMGSSYTIVIMSLERLVVVTIPIKSRLICTPKTARIVCFCFSLASLTTQTYLNVTVIEYGAKIGCYVTPELVSLTFIISPILYKYFPMLSIMLINLLIIQKLIATRNFGTGGQKQAQSRRTTIMLSSVAAAYVIFMLPSAVVSDWLERNEIMA from the exons ATGTCCAGCGGTAACCAAACAACAACCGCGAGTTGGGTTGCAACGTACGCGGCATTCCATTTCCAGATGATGCCGCGCGCGAAAGACATTTCCCGCGTTATCATATTGTACAGTTTTCCAGTGAGCATCGTCATTGGTATTTTCGGCAATTCTTTATCGCTGGCAATAATGGCCACACCTCAAATGCGTCGTCACTCGTATGCGTACTACGTCATGTCGCTAGCCGTTTACGACAACGTCACTCTGGCTATTTACAGCGTATCGTGGATGAACACACTGTCTTTCGAATTGTTCGCAACACTCGTATTCGAAATGAAGCATATTTTCGCGTGTCGACTAGCCGATGTAGTCCTAGATTTTTGTTTAATGGGAAGTTCTTATACGATCGTTATCATGTCGCTAGAAAGACTGGTTGTAGTGACAATTCCTATAAAATCCCGACTCATCTGCACGCCGAAAACCGCTCGAATTGTTTGCTTCTGTTTTTCGTTAGCATCACTCACTACGCAAACGTATTTGAACGTTACTGTCATCGAATATGGCGCTAAAATCGGCTGCTACGTCACGCCCGAATTGGTATCGCTGACGTTCATCATTTCGCCGATCCTTTACAAATATTTCCCGATGTTAAGCATCATGTTGATCAATTTGCTGATTATTCAGAAACTCATAGCCACTCGCAATTTCGGTACTGGTGGCCAGAAACAAGCTCAAAGCAGAAGAACCACCATTATGCTGTCAAGTGTAGCGGCCGCCTATGTTATATTCATGTTGCCCAGTGCAGTTG TGAGCGATTGGCTAGAACGTAATGAGATAATGGCATGA
- the LOC141903732 gene encoding proton-coupled folate transporter-like translates to MKRPLLSNEVETINNEESEEPDDEETNLIRHHQKLRRSHSVVIPRRRVVVEPIVFLYCTAVIGNLPVSQQYLYSRFGNSSYLKDGVNRCNFSSTNDSTSIAILYMQEHTAKWLQYISLAGSVLSIFVVPFLGSYSDRAGRRIAFIVPSVFTLLKFILNAFVIYFKLPVYVLVLAAGLDGFGGSIAAMFMVAFIYISDITSPMERAIRITILEGLIMFSMAVSQLGLGYWIDASGFLYPYLALIGLLILNLIYIVFFVPETLIVEKNKEARFSMITELKAILSVLKTKENGRRIKIVFLNILIFLVVFTNVSTVNVRLLFLMNIPFCWGPIKLGIFGAIGAVANQVISVISVKIFKFCLSEMWISLIGIFSSMASLLLFSFSEHEWELYLACVIGGMVSAIVAMYRALLSHLVHAHELGAVFALTACVEAICMLIATPVMSEVYEITVSINPGFVFFMNSLILTVAVIFVLVYVCYERRIDRYERREPFHIQS, encoded by the exons ATGAAGAGACCATTATTGTCGAATGAAGTTGAAACTATCAACAATGAAGAGAGTGAGGAGCCGGATGACGAAGAAACAAACCTGATCCGACATCACCAGAAATTGAGACGATCCCACAGCGTGGTGATACCTCGTCGCCGGGTAGTGGTCGAGCCGATCGTCTTTCTATATTGTACGGCGGTAATAGGAAATTTGCCGGTATCGCAGCAGTATCTCTACTCCAGATTCGGGAATAGTAGTTACCTGAAAGATGGCGTCAACCGTTGCAATTTCAGTAGTACCAACGATTCGACATCGATCGCCATTCTATACATGCAAGAACACACGGCGAAATGGTTGCAATACATCTCATTAGCCGGATCCGTTTTGTCCATTTTCGTCGTGCCATTTTTGGGATCATACTCAGACCGGGCTGGCAGAAGAATAGCATTCATCGTTCCTAGTGTTTTTACATTGCTGAAATTCATTCTGAATGCGTTCGTGATATATTTCAAGTTACCCGTCTATGTTCTGGTTTTGGCCGCGGGTCTGGACGGTTTCGGCGGATCAATTGCAGCCATGTTTATGGTcgctttcatatatatttctgaTATAACCTCGCCGATGGAAAGAGCTATTCGAATAACCATTTTGGAAGGTTTGATAATGTTTTCGATGGCCGTCTCTCAACTAGGACTAGGTTACTGGATAGATGCGAGCGGCTTTCTTTACCCATATTTAGCGTTAATCGGacttttaattttgaacttgatTTACATCGTATTTTTCGTTCCTGAGACATTGATCGTCGAAAAGAACAAGGAAGCTCGATTTTCTATGATCACCGAATTGAAGGCGATCCTTTCAGTCCTGAAAACCAAAGAAAACGGGCGTAGAATTAAAATAGTATTTCTAAATATTCTGATTTTTCTAGTGGTGTTTACAAACGTATCAACAGTTAATGTGCGTCTATTATTCTTGATGAACATACCGTTTTGTTGGGGACCGATAAAATTGGGAATCTTCGGAGCTATCGGTGCCGTCGCGAATCAAGTAATCAGCGTAATTTCGGTGAAGATATTCAAATTCTGTTTGTCCGAAATGTGGATTTCACTCATCGGAATATTTTCAAGCATGGCGTCCttacttttattttcatttagcgAGCATGAATGGGAATTGTATTTAG cTTGCGTTATCGGTGGTATGGTGTCGGCCATTGTGGCTATGTATCGAGCATTATTATCGCATTTGGTTCACGCCCATGAACTCG GGGCTGTATTTGCATTAACGGCTTGTGTCGAAGCTATATGCATGCTTATTGCCACTCCCGTCATGTCTGAAGTGTATGAAATAACGGTTAGCATCAATCCAGGCTTCGTTTTCTTCATGAACAGTTTAATATTAACTGTAGCGGTGATATTTGTATT GGTGTATGTTTGTTATGAGCGACGCATAGACCGTTACGAACGGCGCGAGCCCTTCCATATTCAATCTtag
- the LOC141903398 gene encoding sphingomyelin synthase-related protein 1-like isoform X2 gives MIRDEENVVNWTTDDVSKWLVENNFSRYVDLFCNQHDVDGTSLLMLTESDLRKPPLQLPVLGDIKKLMLCIWKLQKLNSESCQQLDIGVASRRPSVSPTMTTTNGSLFGELFEDEVAAINDRPGTTSRTLDPELWKTALSFMYGFLVFMLTSFVMVIVHDRVPDMNKYPPLPDIILDSLPYIPWAFELAELSALILGFMWCSILFFHKHRFILMRRMFSLSGTVFLLRCVTMLITSLSVPGIHLQCEARSYGTIQEQLKKAFVILKGLGMSLQGVRSCGDYMFSGHTVLLTLFNFFITEYCPSGLIFIHTSSWVLNLFGIFFILAAHEHYSIDVFIAFYITSRLFLYYHTLANNRSLMQRDRRRTRIWFPLFSFFESKCDGIVPNEYEWPLPWPRSFKQSFSSKRGFGTRQKYD, from the exons ATGATTAGGGATGAGGAGAACGTCGTTAACTGGACGACCGATGACGTCTCCAAGTGGCTCGTCGAAAATAATTTCTCTCGATACGTCGACCTGTTTTGTAACCAACACGATGTCGACGGAACGTCGCTGTTGATGTTGACCGAATCGGACTTGCGAAAACCGCCGTTGCAACTACCCGTGTTGGGCGACATTAAAAAACTGATGTTGTGCATTTGGAAGCTGCAGAAACTGAACAGCGAATCGTGCCAACAATTAGATATCGGCGTTGCGAGTCGTCGACCAAGCGTCTCgccgacgatgacgacgacgaacgGATCTCTGTTCGGCGAGTTGTTCGAGGACGAAGTCGCCGCAATCAACGACCGACCGGGCACGACGTCGCGGACGCTCGATCCCGAATTGTGGAAGACGGCGTTGAGTTTCATGTACGGATTTTTGGTATTCATGTTGACGTCGTTCGTGATGGTGATCGTACACGATCGCGTGCCGGATATGAATAAGTATCCGCCGTTGCCCGATATCATACTGGATAGTTTACCTTACATTCCATGGGCGTTCGAACTCGCCGAACTGTCAGCTTTAATTCTCGGTTTCATGTGGTGCtctatattattttttcataaacaTAG GTTCATTTTAATGCGTCGTATGTTCTCATTAAGCGGCACTGTATTTCTATTGCGATGCGTTACGATGTTGATTACCTCATTATCGGTACCCGGCATACATTTACAATGTGAAGCTCGC tcATATGGTACAATCCAGGAACAACTGAAAAAAGCATTTGTGATACTTAAAGGACTCGGTATGAGTTTACAGGGTGTAAGAAGTTGCGGGGATTATATGTTTAGCGGACATACTGTTCTATTAACGCTTTTCAACTTCTTCATTACCGAAT attgtcCGTCTGGTTTGATCTTTATACACACGTCGTCGTGGGTGTTGAATTTGTTtggtatatttttcatattggcCGCGCACGAGCACTACTCGATCGACGTGTTCATCGCGTTCTACATCACGTCGCGTCTGTTCCTGTACTATCACACGCTCGCCAACAATCGGTCGTTGATGCAACGCGACCGCCGCCGCACGCGCATCTGGTTCCCGCTGTTTTCGTTTTTCGAGTCGAAGTGCGACGGCATCGTGCCAAACGAGTACGAGTGGCCGTTGCCGTGGCCACGGTCGTTCAAACAATCGTTCTCGAGTAAACGCGGCTTTGGCACACGGCAAAAATATGATTAG